A window of Struthio camelus isolate bStrCam1 chromosome 15, bStrCam1.hap1, whole genome shotgun sequence contains these coding sequences:
- the LOC104142262 gene encoding galanin receptor 2b-like, producing MTEHEDFASLAGYWNSSNSYQFSPASVIVPVVFSLIFLLGTVGNSLVLAVLLRNGQMGHNTTNLFILNLSLADFFFIVFCVPFQATIYSLEGWVFGSFICKAVHFFIYLTMYASSFTLAAVSVDRYLAIRYPLRSRELRTPYNAVAAMAVIWGLSVVFAGPYLSYYDLIEWESSYICMPGWEEWRRKVMDTSTFVFGYVIPVMVISLSYTRTIKYLWTAVDPLEDMSESKKAKRKVTKMIIIVTILFCLCWLPYHVVILRYLYGDFPFNQATYAFRLLSHCMAYANSCLNPIVYALVSKHFRKGFKKVFSCLLRKKPRNKVHVVHAANIVPCFEAGSTEVSQMHEENNRCELNPASLALPSSSSKPLHIS from the exons ATGACAGAGCACGAGGACTTCGCCAGCTTGGCTGGATACTGGAACTCCTCCAACAGTTACCAGTTCAGCCCTGCCAGCGTCATCGTCCCTGTGGTCTTCTCCCTCATCTTCCTCTTGGGCACAGTGGGCAATAGCCTGGTGCTAGCAGTGCTGCTGCGCAATGGGCAAATGGGCCACAACACTACCAACCTCTTCATCCTCAACCTCAGTCTGGCTGACTTCTTCTTCATTGTCTTCTGCGTGCCCTTCCAGGCCACCATCTACTCCCTCGAGGGCTGGGTCTTTGGCTCCTTCATCTGCAAGGCTGTCCACTTCTTCATCTACCTCACCATGTATGCCAGCAGCTTCACACTGGCTGCCGTCTCGGTGGACAG GTACCTGGCTATCCGCTATCCGCTGCGCTCCCGGGAGCTGCGGACCCCCTACAATGCAGTGGCAGCCATGGCTGTGatctggggcctctccgtggtcTTTGCTGGGCCCTACCTAAGCTATTATGACCTGATTGAGTGGGAGTCCAGCTACATCTGCATGCCTGGCTGGGAGGAATGGAGACGCAAGGTCATGGACACCAGCACATTTGTCTTCGGCTATGTCATCCCAGTAATGGTCATCAGCCTCTCCTACACCAGGACCATCAAGTACCTGTGGACAGCAGTGGACCCTCTGGAGGACATGTCAGAGTCTAAGAAGGCCAAGCGGAAGGTAACCAAGATGATTATCATAGTAACCATCCTTTTCTGCCTGTGCTGGCTGCCCTACCACGTGGTCATCCTTCGCTACCTCTATGGAGACTTCCCCTTCAACCAGGCCACCTATGCCTTCCGCCTGCTTTCCCACTGCATGGCCTATGCCAACTCCTGCTTAAACCCCATTGTCTATGCCCTGGTCTCCAAGCACTTCCGCAAGGGCTTCAAAAAAGTCTTCAGCTGCCTCCTGAGGAAGAAACCCCGCAACAAGGTCCATGTGGTGCATGCTGCCAACATTGTGCCGTGTTTTGAGGCAGGTTCCACTGAAGTGTCCCAGATGCACGAAGAGAACAACAGGTGCGAGCTGAACCCAGCCTCCCTGGCACTCCCCTCCAGTTCCTCCAAGCCCCTTCACATTTCTTAA